ACGCATTTCGCTTGAGCCGCTGATCCGACCACCGCGCGCCCCGCTTCCCGTCTACCCCGGCCGGTTCCACGATCTGAGTTCCTCGCCCAGGGCATCGACCATCGCGACCGCAGCCGGACTGGGATCCGGCCCCGTCACGGCCCATGCCGCGCGGCCGAGTCCGGCGCCGTGATCGTGGACGGGAATCCAGCGAACGCCCTGAGGCATCGCCTGCGCCGCGAGGCCGGGCACGAGCGCGATCCCAAGGCCTGCGGCGACGAGCCCCAGTCGGGTGGACCAGTGGCGGGCAGCGAAGGCGATGATCGGCTCGGCGATGCCGGGCCAGGCGCCGAACTCGGGGGCTTCGCCCACCCGCGCGCCCACCACCCACGCCTGATCGACGAGCTCCTCCGGTGCGACGGATTCGCGGTGGGCGAAGGGATGCGCGTCGGCGACGGCCACCCCGACGCGGCGTCCATTGCGCAGCTCGGTGAGTTGCAGCCCGGTCAGGTCGTAGTCAGGCAGGTCATCGCCGGTTCCGAGGACCGCGACCTCCAGCCTTCCGCGACGCAAGGCGCTGAGCTGCGCGGGCGTCGACTCCTCCGCGAGCCGCACTCGGAGTCCCGGGTGGACCGTCGTCAGCCTCGCGATAGCGCGGGGCAACAGCACCGCAGCCGCCGTAGGGAAACCTCCGACCACCAGGCGCCCCGCGAGACGATCACGCATGCCCGCCAGCTCCTGGGTCGCCGCCGCGATGCCATCGAGCACCCGGTTCGCATGCCGGACCAATGCCACGCCGGCCGCAGTCGGGCGAACGCCCCGTGCGTGGCGCTCGAAGAGCGGAGTCTCCGCGATCTTCTCGGCGACCGCCACCTGCCGCGAGACGGCCGACTGGGTGTAGCCCAGTTTCTCAGCGGCCGCGCTGAAAGAGCCGGTTCGCGCGACCTCGACGACGACGCGCAGCCCGATGAGTGTCCAGTCCGCCACGACGGCAGCCTAACGAAAGGTATGCGTCTGGCGCATGGATCACACCGAAAACAGTCGCTTGTGTGATACCTCGGCCGACCGCAAGCTGGCGGGGACACCATTGCGAAGGGAACGGCATGACTCACAACTACCACCGAGACGAACTCGTCGCGCGCCTCGTCCGGGCAGGCGAACTCCTGGTCTCCGGCGAGAACCCGGAAGAGCTCGACTCGTACTTCGACACCGAGAACTTCGCTTTCCACGGCCCAGACGGTTTCGACACCGACCACACAGGGCTCA
This Actinoalloteichus hymeniacidonis DNA region includes the following protein-coding sequences:
- a CDS encoding LysR family transcriptional regulator encodes the protein MADWTLIGLRVVVEVARTGSFSAAAEKLGYTQSAVSRQVAVAEKIAETPLFERHARGVRPTAAGVALVRHANRVLDGIAAATQELAGMRDRLAGRLVVGGFPTAAAVLLPRAIARLTTVHPGLRVRLAEESTPAQLSALRRGRLEVAVLGTGDDLPDYDLTGLQLTELRNGRRVGVAVADAHPFAHRESVAPEELVDQAWVVGARVGEAPEFGAWPGIAEPIIAFAARHWSTRLGLVAAGLGIALVPGLAAQAMPQGVRWIPVHDHGAGLGRAAWAVTGPDPSPAAVAMVDALGEELRSWNRPG